A genomic segment from Micromonospora echinaurantiaca encodes:
- the leuA gene encoding 2-isopropylmalate synthase — MAQPVTDAETDPIARQRPSRMPFHRYLPYQQQFRLDLPDRTWPTRHVEAAPRWCAVDLRDGNQALIDPMSPERKRRMFQLLVQMGYKEIEVGFPSASQTDYDFVRQLIEQDLIPDDVTIQVLTQCREHLIERTFESLRGAKRAIVHFYNSTSTLQRRVVFGLDRDGITDIATTGARLCQKYAEIHTPDTDIHYEYSPESYTGTELEYALEVCSKVIEVIDPTPDRKLIINLPATVEMAMPNVYADSIEWMHRHLPRRDSLVLSLHPHNDRGTGVAAAELGLLAGADRIEGCLFGNGERTGNVDLVTLGLNLFSQGIDPMIDFSNIDEIKRAVEYCNQLPVHERHPYAGDLVYTAFSGSHQDAIKKGFDALAADAAAAGVPVDEHPWAVPYLPIDPKDLGRTYEAVIRVNSQSGKGGVAYIMKTEHQLDLPRRLQIEFSGVVQQVTDHSGGEVEPGAMWQIFAENYLLDHQRDPAVTLAGYAIGTAEGKVEIEAQVGLGGQRRSLTAVGNGPIDAYVNALQSVGVAVRVLDYHEHALSSGGDAQAAAYVECEVDGRTVWGVGTDANIVTASIKAVTSAVNRARD, encoded by the coding sequence ATGGCTCAACCCGTCACCGACGCTGAGACCGATCCGATCGCCCGGCAGCGCCCCAGCCGGATGCCGTTCCACCGCTACCTGCCCTACCAGCAGCAGTTCCGGCTCGACCTGCCGGACCGCACCTGGCCCACCCGGCACGTCGAGGCCGCGCCGCGCTGGTGCGCGGTCGACCTGCGGGACGGCAACCAGGCCCTGATCGACCCGATGTCGCCCGAGCGCAAGCGCCGGATGTTCCAGCTGCTGGTGCAGATGGGCTACAAGGAGATCGAGGTCGGCTTCCCCTCGGCCAGCCAGACCGACTACGACTTCGTCCGGCAGCTGATCGAGCAGGACCTGATCCCGGACGACGTGACCATCCAGGTGCTGACCCAGTGCCGGGAGCACCTGATCGAGCGGACCTTCGAGTCGCTGCGCGGCGCGAAGCGGGCGATCGTGCACTTCTACAACTCGACCTCCACCCTCCAGCGCCGGGTGGTCTTCGGCCTGGACCGCGACGGCATCACCGACATCGCCACCACCGGCGCCCGGCTGTGCCAGAAGTACGCCGAGATCCACACGCCGGACACCGACATCCACTACGAGTACTCGCCGGAGTCGTACACCGGCACCGAGCTGGAGTACGCGCTGGAGGTGTGCAGCAAGGTCATCGAGGTGATCGACCCGACCCCGGACCGGAAGCTGATCATCAATCTGCCGGCGACGGTCGAGATGGCGATGCCGAACGTCTACGCCGACTCGATCGAGTGGATGCACCGGCACCTGCCGCGCCGGGACAGCCTGGTGCTGAGCCTGCACCCGCACAACGACCGGGGCACCGGAGTGGCCGCGGCCGAGCTGGGGCTGCTGGCCGGCGCCGACCGGATCGAGGGCTGCCTGTTCGGCAACGGCGAGCGCACCGGCAACGTCGACCTGGTCACCCTGGGGCTGAACCTGTTCTCCCAGGGCATCGACCCGATGATCGACTTCTCCAACATCGACGAGATCAAGCGGGCCGTCGAGTACTGCAACCAGCTGCCGGTGCACGAGCGCCACCCGTACGCGGGCGACCTGGTCTACACCGCCTTCTCCGGCTCGCACCAGGACGCGATCAAGAAGGGCTTCGACGCGCTCGCGGCGGACGCCGCCGCGGCCGGGGTGCCGGTCGACGAGCACCCGTGGGCGGTGCCCTACCTGCCGATCGACCCGAAGGACCTGGGCCGCACCTACGAGGCGGTCATCCGGGTCAACTCGCAGTCCGGCAAGGGCGGCGTCGCGTACATCATGAAGACCGAGCACCAGCTCGACCTGCCGCGCCGGCTCCAGATCGAGTTCTCCGGCGTGGTCCAGCAGGTCACCGACCACTCCGGCGGCGAGGTCGAGCCGGGCGCGATGTGGCAGATCTTCGCCGAGAACTACCTGCTCGACCACCAGCGGGACCCGGCGGTCACGCTCGCCGGCTACGCCATCGGCACCGCCGAGGGCAAGGTCGAGATCGAGGCCCAGGTGGGTCTCGGCGGGCAGCGGCGGTCACTGACCGCGGTCGGCAACGGCCCCATCGACGCGTACGTCAACGCGCTCCAGTCGGTGGGTGTGGCGGTACGGGTGCTCGACTACCACGAGCACGCGCTCTCCTCGGGTGGGGACGCGCAGGCCGCCGCGTACGTCGAGTGCGAGGTGGACGGGCGGACGGTGTGGGGCGTCGGCACCGACGCCAACATCGTCACCGCCTCGATCAAGGCCGTCACCAGCGCCGTCAACCGCGCCCGCGACTGA
- a CDS encoding MFS transporter, whose product MTETAPALRLGTAAGRGTLLAAVLASGMVFLDSTVVNVALPRLGADLDATVSGLQWTINGYLLTLAAFVLLGGALGDRFGRRRVFLLGVAWFTLASLLCGLAQETSWLVAARFLQGVGGALLTPGSLSVLQASFHPDDRGRAIGAWSGLSGVSTALGPFVGGWLIDALSWRWIFFLNAPLAVLVVLAALRWVPESRDENASRTEGPGRRRRRFDVLGALLGALALAGVTYALIDAPARGLDSPPVLVAALLGVAGTVVFVLVERRRGDTAMLPTGLFGSRLFSVLNVFTVVVYAALGGFTFFFSVYLQNVVDWSAFRTGIALLPMTLLLMVGSARAGALAARIGPRLPLLVGPLVAAAGLLLLRGVGPGASYWRDVLPGVVLFGAGLTLVVAPLTASVLAAVADRFAGVASGFNNAAARAGGLLAVAALPLLVGLSGSGYEQRGELTDAYRGALLWCAGLLAAGAVLAGLLIHRPPRAAPPAQPCHTLPVSTPPERRDGSSRSRPS is encoded by the coding sequence ATGACCGAAACCGCTCCCGCGCTCCGCCTCGGCACCGCCGCCGGCCGGGGCACGCTGCTCGCGGCGGTGCTCGCCTCCGGCATGGTCTTCCTCGACAGCACCGTGGTCAACGTGGCGCTGCCCCGGCTCGGGGCCGACCTCGACGCCACCGTGTCGGGTCTGCAATGGACGATCAACGGTTACCTGCTGACGCTCGCCGCGTTCGTGCTGCTCGGCGGGGCGCTCGGGGACCGGTTCGGGCGGCGGCGGGTCTTCCTGCTCGGGGTGGCCTGGTTCACCCTGGCCTCGCTGCTCTGCGGGCTGGCCCAGGAGACGTCGTGGCTGGTGGCGGCCCGGTTCCTCCAGGGCGTCGGGGGCGCCCTGCTCACCCCGGGCTCGCTGTCGGTGCTCCAGGCCAGCTTCCACCCGGACGACCGGGGCCGGGCGATCGGCGCCTGGTCCGGGCTCTCCGGCGTGTCGACCGCGCTCGGCCCGTTCGTCGGCGGCTGGCTGATCGACGCGCTCTCCTGGCGGTGGATCTTCTTCCTGAACGCGCCGCTGGCCGTCCTGGTGGTGCTGGCCGCGCTGCGTTGGGTGCCGGAGAGCCGGGACGAGAACGCCTCCCGCACCGAGGGGCCGGGCCGGCGGCGCCGGCGCTTCGACGTGCTGGGCGCGCTGCTCGGCGCGCTCGCCCTGGCCGGCGTCACGTACGCCCTGATCGACGCCCCGGCGCGCGGCCTGGATTCGCCGCCGGTGCTGGTCGCGGCGCTGCTCGGGGTGGCCGGCACGGTGGTGTTCGTGCTGGTCGAGCGGCGCCGCGGGGACACCGCCATGCTGCCAACCGGGCTGTTCGGCAGCCGGCTCTTCTCGGTGCTGAACGTCTTCACCGTGGTGGTCTACGCCGCGCTCGGCGGTTTCACCTTCTTCTTCTCCGTCTACCTGCAGAACGTGGTCGACTGGTCGGCGTTCCGAACCGGGATCGCGCTGCTGCCGATGACCCTGCTGCTGATGGTGGGTAGCGCCCGGGCCGGAGCGCTGGCCGCCCGGATCGGCCCGCGGCTGCCGCTGCTCGTCGGACCGCTGGTCGCCGCGGCCGGCCTGCTGCTGCTGCGCGGGGTCGGCCCGGGCGCGTCGTACTGGCGGGACGTGCTGCCCGGGGTGGTGCTGTTCGGGGCGGGGCTGACCCTGGTGGTGGCGCCGCTGACCGCGTCGGTGCTGGCCGCCGTGGCGGACCGGTTCGCCGGTGTGGCCAGCGGCTTCAACAACGCGGCCGCCCGGGCCGGCGGGTTGCTCGCGGTGGCCGCGCTGCCGCTGCTGGTCGGGCTCTCCGGCAGCGGCTACGAGCAGCGCGGCGAGCTGACCGACGCGTACCGGGGCGCGCTGCTCTGGTGCGCCGGGCTGCTGGCGGCCGGCGCGGTGCTGGCCGGCCTGCTGATCCACCGGCCGCCCCGGGCGGCCCCGCCGGCGCAGCCCTGCCACACCCTGCCGGTGTCCACTCCGCCCGAGCGGCGCGACGGCAGCTCGCGCAGCCGGCCCAGCTGA
- a CDS encoding HNH endonuclease family protein — MRTRSGPRAGVTAVLAAALALGVAGCVSLDEPEQTPSPTAGGNPAQLLGQLTVAGAGSMKGYSRNRFPHWRDTGKNCDVRDNVLKRDGENIKLSGCNVVGGRWESAYDGRALSDPSDVDIDHMVPLANAWRSGADEWDDAKRGDFANDLDRPQLIAVSATSNRAKGDQDPSQWKPANRSYWCQYAADWVRVKHHWGLTVTSAEKAALTDMLEDCTWASNP; from the coding sequence GTGCGTACCAGATCAGGACCGCGCGCCGGGGTGACGGCCGTGCTCGCCGCGGCGCTGGCGCTCGGCGTCGCCGGCTGCGTGTCACTCGACGAGCCGGAGCAGACCCCGTCGCCGACCGCCGGCGGCAACCCGGCGCAGCTGCTCGGGCAGTTGACGGTGGCCGGCGCCGGCTCGATGAAGGGCTACAGCCGCAACCGCTTCCCGCACTGGCGGGACACCGGCAAGAACTGCGACGTGCGGGACAACGTGCTGAAGCGGGACGGCGAGAACATCAAGCTCTCCGGCTGCAACGTGGTCGGCGGCCGGTGGGAGAGCGCGTACGACGGCCGGGCGCTCAGCGACCCGTCCGACGTGGACATCGACCACATGGTGCCGCTGGCCAACGCCTGGCGCTCCGGTGCCGACGAGTGGGACGACGCGAAACGCGGCGACTTCGCAAACGACCTCGACCGGCCGCAGCTGATCGCGGTTTCCGCGACCTCCAACCGGGCAAAGGGTGACCAGGACCCGTCGCAGTGGAAGCCGGCGAACCGGTCGTACTGGTGCCAGTACGCCGCGGACTGGGTACGGGTCAAGCACCACTGGGGGCTCACGGTGACCAGCGCCGAGAAGGCCGCCCTGACCGACATGTTGGAGGACTGCACATGGGCGAGCAACCCGTGA
- a CDS encoding ABC transporter ATP-binding protein: MTDTDILVDVRDLKVHFPIKRGVLFDRTIGHVKAVDGVDLRIPRGKTYGLVGESGCGKSTLGRALLQLTPPTHGEVDFDGVELTRLPAGKLRSMRRRMQMIFQDPMSSLDPRQNVESILTEGLQAHGIGADRDERRKIISETLDKVGLPRWALSRYPHEFSGGQRQRIGIARALVLGPELIVADEPVSALDVSIQAQVVNLLDELQDSLGLTYLVIAHDLAVVRHISDTVGVMYLGALVEEAPSDRLYTEPLHPYTRALMSAVPVPDPDVEDRRERILLAGDLPSPANPPSGCRFHTRCPWAQPTRCADERPALREIGGSRVACHFAEQIASGELRPHKVEVQIVRPEDEGEAPGVVSAPSEPGSYV; this comes from the coding sequence GTGACCGACACCGACATCCTCGTCGACGTACGCGACCTGAAGGTGCACTTCCCGATCAAGCGGGGGGTGCTCTTCGACCGGACGATCGGCCACGTGAAGGCGGTCGACGGGGTCGACCTGCGGATCCCGCGCGGGAAGACGTACGGCCTGGTCGGCGAGTCCGGCTGCGGCAAGTCGACGCTCGGCCGGGCGCTGCTCCAGCTCACCCCGCCCACCCACGGCGAGGTCGACTTCGACGGCGTGGAGCTGACCAGGCTGCCGGCGGGCAAGCTGCGATCGATGCGCCGGCGGATGCAGATGATCTTCCAGGACCCGATGTCCAGCCTGGACCCACGGCAGAACGTCGAGTCGATCCTCACCGAGGGCCTGCAGGCCCACGGGATCGGCGCCGACCGCGACGAGCGGCGCAAGATCATCAGCGAGACGCTGGACAAGGTCGGGCTGCCCCGCTGGGCGCTCTCCCGCTACCCGCACGAGTTCTCCGGCGGCCAGCGGCAGCGCATCGGCATCGCCCGGGCCCTGGTGCTCGGGCCCGAGCTGATCGTCGCCGACGAGCCGGTCTCCGCCCTGGACGTCTCGATCCAGGCCCAGGTGGTGAACCTGCTCGACGAACTCCAGGACAGCCTCGGCCTGACCTACCTGGTGATCGCGCACGACCTGGCGGTGGTGCGGCACATCTCCGACACGGTCGGCGTGATGTACCTGGGCGCGCTGGTCGAGGAGGCGCCGAGCGACCGGCTCTACACCGAGCCGCTGCACCCGTACACCCGGGCGCTGATGTCGGCGGTGCCGGTGCCGGACCCGGACGTGGAGGACCGGCGGGAGCGGATCCTGCTCGCCGGCGACCTGCCCTCGCCGGCCAACCCGCCGTCGGGCTGCCGGTTCCACACCCGGTGCCCGTGGGCGCAGCCGACCCGCTGCGCCGACGAGCGCCCGGCGCTGCGGGAGATCGGCGGCAGCCGGGTGGCCTGCCACTTCGCCGAGCAGATCGCCAGCGGGGAACTGCGCCCGCACAAGGTCGAGGTGCAGATCGTCCGCCCGGAGGACGAGGGCGAGGCGCCGGGTGTGGTCTCCGCCCCCAGCGAGCCCGGTTCGTACGTCTGA
- a CDS encoding ABC transporter ATP-binding protein, with translation MSLLEVDDLSVTFARRGQRTVHAVDGVSFSVDAGEVVGLVGESGCGKSVTSLAIMGLLPKQPGLRVGGKAVFDGTDLLQLDDRSRRDIRGRDIAMIFQDPLSSLNPVVPIGLQVTEVLARHRGMKGEAAAKEAAALLDRVGIPDPKRRLKEYPHQLSGGMRQRALIAMAVACKPRLLIADEPTTALDVTIQAQILELLKELVRDSGTALVMITHDLGVVAGMCDTINVLYAGRVVETARRRPLFREPRHPYTVGLLGSVPRLDAGRGERLNPIPGSVRDVLPWPDGCAFAPRCARRIDACVGEPPELVLAHDGRSYRCVNPAPLPGVEPGQEVRGAVPTEARPGSVPAQAVPNDPPAVQGFGPAPREEEKP, from the coding sequence ATGTCTCTGCTCGAAGTGGACGACCTCTCCGTCACCTTCGCCCGGCGCGGTCAGCGCACCGTGCACGCCGTCGACGGGGTCTCCTTCTCGGTCGACGCCGGTGAGGTGGTCGGCCTGGTCGGCGAGTCCGGCTGCGGCAAGAGCGTCACCTCGCTGGCCATCATGGGTCTGCTGCCCAAGCAGCCCGGCCTGCGGGTCGGCGGCAAGGCGGTCTTCGACGGCACCGACCTGCTCCAGCTCGACGACCGGTCCCGGCGGGACATCCGCGGCCGGGACATCGCGATGATCTTCCAGGACCCGCTCAGCTCGCTGAACCCGGTCGTTCCGATCGGCCTGCAGGTGACCGAGGTGCTCGCCCGGCACCGCGGGATGAAGGGCGAGGCGGCGGCCAAGGAGGCGGCGGCGCTGCTGGACCGGGTCGGCATCCCGGACCCGAAGCGGCGGCTGAAGGAGTACCCGCACCAGCTCTCCGGCGGCATGCGCCAGCGCGCCCTGATCGCCATGGCGGTGGCCTGCAAGCCCCGGCTGCTGATCGCCGACGAGCCGACCACCGCGCTGGACGTCACCATCCAGGCGCAGATCCTGGAGCTGCTCAAGGAGCTGGTCCGGGACTCCGGCACCGCGCTGGTGATGATCACGCACGACCTGGGCGTGGTCGCCGGCATGTGCGACACCATCAACGTGCTCTACGCCGGCCGGGTGGTGGAGACGGCCCGCCGCCGTCCGCTGTTCCGCGAGCCGCGGCACCCGTACACGGTGGGGCTGCTCGGCTCGGTGCCGCGGCTGGACGCCGGGCGCGGCGAGCGGCTGAACCCGATCCCCGGCTCGGTCCGCGACGTGCTGCCCTGGCCGGACGGCTGCGCCTTCGCGCCGCGCTGCGCCCGGCGGATCGACGCCTGCGTCGGCGAGCCGCCCGAGCTGGTGCTCGCCCACGACGGCCGTAGCTACCGGTGCGTCAACCCGGCGCCGCTGCCCGGCGTCGAACCGGGCCAGGAGGTCCGCGGCGCGGTGCCCACGGAGGCCCGGCCCGGCTCCGTGCCGGCGCAGGCCGTCCCGAACGACCCGCCGGCGGTGCAGGGCTTCGGCCCCGCGCCGCGGGAGGAGGAGAAGCCGTGA
- a CDS encoding ABC transporter permease has product MTITSNKKDKIDRLAELASRDDERGVSLWQEAFRRLRRNPAAIIGAVILVLFVLIAVIGPFFVPYGPTDAIGIRDGVVKSGQGIIPGASGDHWLGYDHQGRDVFSRMIVGARQTLLVGVVSTLIGLAIGALVGGVAGAAAGLGGRWGRAIDTALMRVIDMMLALPSLLLAVSIAALLGASLVTVMIAVGVVSVPVFARLLRGSMISQSHSDYVLAATSLGVKKSKIAITHVVPNSLAPVIVQATLTLATAIIEAAALSFLGLGNPDTAVPEWGVMLADAQPYLGIRPALAIYPAVAIIITALGFTLLGEAMREALDPKLRK; this is encoded by the coding sequence ATGACGATCACCAGCAACAAGAAGGACAAGATCGACCGGCTCGCCGAACTGGCGTCCCGGGACGACGAGCGGGGCGTCAGCCTCTGGCAGGAGGCGTTCCGCCGGCTGCGGCGCAACCCCGCCGCGATCATCGGCGCGGTCATCCTGGTGCTCTTCGTGCTGATCGCGGTGATCGGGCCGTTCTTCGTCCCGTACGGGCCGACCGACGCGATCGGCATCCGCGACGGCGTGGTCAAGTCGGGGCAGGGCATCATCCCGGGCGCCTCCGGCGACCACTGGCTCGGCTACGACCACCAGGGCCGCGACGTGTTCAGCCGGATGATCGTCGGTGCCCGGCAGACCCTGCTGGTCGGCGTGGTCTCGACGCTGATCGGTCTGGCCATCGGCGCGCTGGTCGGCGGCGTCGCCGGCGCCGCGGCCGGGCTGGGCGGCCGGTGGGGCCGGGCCATCGACACCGCCCTGATGCGGGTCATCGACATGATGCTGGCGCTGCCCAGCCTGCTGCTCGCGGTGAGCATCGCCGCCCTGCTCGGGGCGAGCCTGGTCACCGTGATGATCGCGGTCGGTGTGGTCTCGGTGCCGGTCTTCGCCCGGCTGCTGCGCGGCTCGATGATCTCCCAGTCGCACAGCGACTACGTGCTGGCGGCCACCTCGCTGGGCGTGAAGAAGTCGAAGATCGCCATCACCCACGTGGTGCCGAACTCGCTCGCCCCGGTGATCGTGCAGGCCACGCTGACCCTGGCCACCGCGATCATCGAGGCTGCCGCGCTCTCCTTCCTGGGCCTGGGCAACCCCGACACGGCCGTACCGGAGTGGGGCGTGATGCTCGCCGACGCGCAGCCGTACCTTGGCATCCGGCCGGCGCTGGCGATCTACCCGGCGGTCGCGATCATCATCACGGCGCTCGGCTTCACCCTGCTCGGTGAGGCGATGCGCGAGGCCCTCGACCCGAAGCTGCGGAAGTAG
- a CDS encoding ABC transporter permease codes for MFRFIVRRLLQLIPTLFGLSLLLFIWLRRLPGGPETAILGERGTPEMRAAIRRNMGLDEPILVQYGRFVRRLIRLDLGTSTSTKRAVTTEFLERFPGTVELTVMALAIAIGLGIPLGYLAARRRGRLLDHASVGGSLIGICIPVFFLAYVLKAIFSENLGWFPSSGRQDPTLGATRITNFFVLDGLMTREWDAAADALWHLVLPGVALASIPLAIIVRITRASVLEVLNEDFVRTAEAKGLTERTVRRRHVLRNAMLPVVTSIGLLTGGLLSGAVLTETVFAFSGIGAFIYDAIGQRDYPVLMGFILIIAVVYVLVNLIVDLSYSLIDPRVRVR; via the coding sequence GTGTTCCGGTTCATCGTCAGACGCCTGCTCCAGCTGATACCGACGCTGTTCGGGCTCTCCCTCCTGCTCTTCATCTGGCTCCGCCGACTGCCCGGCGGTCCCGAGACCGCCATCCTCGGTGAGCGCGGAACGCCCGAGATGCGTGCCGCCATCCGCCGCAACATGGGCCTGGACGAGCCGATCCTGGTGCAGTACGGCCGGTTCGTACGGCGGCTGATCCGCCTCGACCTGGGCACCTCGACCTCCACCAAGCGCGCGGTCACCACCGAGTTCCTGGAGCGCTTCCCGGGTACCGTCGAGCTGACCGTGATGGCGCTGGCGATCGCGATCGGGCTCGGCATCCCGCTGGGCTACCTGGCCGCCCGCCGCCGCGGCCGGCTGCTCGACCACGCCTCGGTCGGCGGCTCGCTGATCGGCATCTGCATCCCGGTCTTCTTCCTGGCCTACGTGCTCAAGGCGATCTTCTCGGAGAACCTCGGCTGGTTCCCGTCCAGCGGCCGGCAGGACCCGACCCTCGGTGCCACCCGGATCACCAACTTCTTCGTCCTCGATGGCCTGATGACCCGCGAGTGGGACGCGGCCGCCGACGCGCTCTGGCACCTCGTGCTCCCCGGCGTCGCGCTGGCCAGCATCCCGCTGGCGATCATCGTCCGGATCACCCGGGCCAGCGTGCTGGAGGTGCTCAACGAGGACTTCGTCCGCACCGCCGAGGCCAAGGGCCTGACCGAGCGCACCGTCCGCCGCCGGCACGTGCTGCGCAACGCCATGCTGCCGGTGGTCACCTCGATCGGTCTGCTCACCGGCGGCCTGCTCTCCGGCGCGGTGCTGACCGAGACCGTCTTCGCCTTCAGCGGCATCGGCGCCTTCATCTACGACGCCATCGGCCAGCGCGACTATCCGGTGCTGATGGGCTTCATCCTGATCATCGCGGTGGTGTACGTGCTGGTGAACCTCATCGTGGACCTCTCCTACAGCCTGATCGACCCGAGGGTGAGGGTCCGATGA
- a CDS encoding ABC transporter substrate-binding protein, protein MRASRPKAAIAAVAVAALAVAGCAESNRDDSSGGSKKDTLVFGVAGDPKVLDPSMASDGESLRVARQVFETLVRPEEGGTKVSPGLAESWTPDAAGTTWTFKLRSGVKFHDGTDFNAEAVCKNFDRWYNAKGLMQSPDVTAYWQDVMGGFAKNEDPELPPSLFKSCTAKDATTVDLAFTRVSSKIPAALMLPSFSIHSPAALEKYDASNVTGTAEDIKYPSYAMEHPTGTGPFKFKSWDVANKTLTLERNDDYAGQKAKLKTLIFKTISDENARKQALRSGDIQGYDLVGPADVEPLKSEGFNVLTRPAFNILYLAINQKGNPKLADIKVRQAIAHALNRQALVDSKLPPGAKVADNFMPDTVEGWNGDVTKYDYNPEKAKQLLAEAGATNLTLRFHYPTEVTRPYMPNPKDIFELLSADLKAVGINVQAIPLKWSPDYLNATTSGNKHDLHFLGWTGDYGDGYNFIGTFFDRPKDEWGFNNKALFDQFKDADTTADIAARTEKYKAINKAIMDFLPGVPVSHSPPAIVFGKDVTGVKASPLTDERYANAEFKS, encoded by the coding sequence ATGCGTGCATCCAGGCCGAAGGCCGCGATCGCGGCCGTCGCGGTCGCGGCCCTCGCGGTAGCAGGCTGCGCCGAGAGCAACCGCGATGACAGTTCCGGCGGTAGCAAGAAGGACACCCTCGTCTTCGGCGTAGCCGGAGACCCGAAGGTGCTCGACCCGAGCATGGCCAGCGACGGTGAGTCGCTGCGCGTCGCGCGTCAGGTCTTCGAGACGCTGGTCCGTCCCGAGGAGGGTGGCACCAAGGTCTCTCCCGGGCTCGCCGAGTCCTGGACTCCGGACGCCGCCGGCACGACGTGGACCTTCAAGCTCCGCTCCGGCGTGAAGTTCCACGACGGCACCGACTTCAACGCCGAGGCCGTCTGCAAGAACTTCGACCGCTGGTACAACGCCAAGGGCCTCATGCAGAGCCCCGACGTGACCGCGTACTGGCAGGACGTCATGGGCGGCTTCGCCAAGAACGAGGACCCGGAGCTGCCGCCGAGCCTCTTCAAGTCCTGCACCGCCAAGGACGCCACCACCGTCGACCTGGCCTTCACCCGGGTCTCCAGCAAGATCCCGGCCGCGCTGATGCTGCCGTCGTTCTCCATCCACAGCCCGGCTGCGCTGGAGAAGTACGACGCCAGCAACGTCACCGGCACCGCCGAGGACATCAAGTACCCGTCGTACGCGATGGAGCACCCGACCGGCACCGGTCCGTTCAAGTTCAAGTCCTGGGACGTCGCCAACAAGACGCTGACCCTGGAGCGGAACGACGACTACGCCGGTCAGAAGGCCAAGCTGAAGACCCTGATCTTCAAGACCATCTCCGACGAGAACGCGCGCAAGCAGGCGCTGCGCTCCGGCGACATCCAGGGGTACGACCTGGTCGGCCCGGCCGACGTCGAGCCGCTGAAGAGCGAGGGCTTCAACGTCCTGACCCGCCCGGCGTTCAACATCCTCTACCTGGCGATCAACCAGAAGGGGAACCCGAAGCTCGCCGACATCAAGGTCCGGCAGGCCATCGCGCACGCGCTGAACCGCCAGGCGCTGGTCGACTCGAAGCTGCCCCCGGGCGCCAAGGTCGCCGACAACTTCATGCCGGACACCGTCGAGGGCTGGAACGGCGACGTCACCAAGTACGACTACAACCCGGAGAAGGCCAAGCAGCTGCTGGCCGAGGCCGGCGCGACGAACCTGACCCTGCGGTTCCACTACCCGACCGAGGTCACCCGGCCGTACATGCCGAACCCGAAGGACATCTTCGAGCTGCTCTCGGCGGACCTCAAGGCGGTCGGCATCAACGTCCAGGCCATCCCGCTGAAGTGGAGCCCGGACTACCTGAACGCCACCACCTCCGGCAACAAGCACGACCTGCACTTCCTCGGCTGGACCGGTGACTACGGCGACGGCTACAACTTCATCGGCACCTTCTTCGACCGGCCGAAGGACGAGTGGGGCTTCAACAACAAGGCCCTGTTCGACCAGTTCAAGGACGCCGACACCACGGCCGACATCGCGGCCCGGACCGAGAAGTACAAGGCCATCAACAAGGCCATCATGGACTTCCTGCCGGGTGTCCCGGTGTCGCACTCGCCGCCGGCGATCGTGTTCGGCAAGGACGTGACCGGGGTCAAGGCGAGCCCGCTCACCGACGAGCGGTACGCCAACGCCGAGTTCAAGTCCTGA
- the recR gene encoding recombination mediator RecR — MYEGAIQDLIDELGRLPGVGPKSAQRIAFHVLSADPADVNRLAGALRKVKELVRFCTTCYNVAESEQCRICRDPRRSDEVLCVVEEPKDVVAIERTGEFRGRYHVLGGAINPLEGIGPDNLRIRELMTRLGGGAVRELILATDPNTEGEATATYLALMVKPMGIAVTRLASGLPVGGDLEYADEITLGRAFEGRRAV, encoded by the coding sequence ATGTACGAAGGTGCCATCCAGGACCTGATCGACGAGCTGGGCCGGCTGCCGGGGGTGGGCCCGAAGAGCGCCCAGCGGATCGCCTTCCACGTCCTGTCCGCCGATCCGGCCGACGTGAACCGGCTGGCCGGCGCGCTGCGCAAGGTCAAGGAGCTGGTGCGGTTCTGCACCACCTGCTACAACGTCGCCGAGAGCGAGCAGTGCCGGATCTGCCGCGACCCGCGCCGCAGCGACGAGGTGCTCTGCGTGGTCGAGGAGCCCAAGGACGTGGTGGCGATCGAGCGGACCGGTGAGTTCCGCGGCCGCTACCACGTGCTCGGCGGGGCGATCAACCCGCTGGAGGGGATCGGGCCCGACAATCTGCGCATCCGGGAGCTGATGACCCGGCTCGGCGGCGGCGCGGTGCGGGAGCTGATCCTGGCCACCGACCCGAACACCGAGGGCGAGGCGACCGCGACGTACCTCGCGCTGATGGTGAAGCCGATGGGCATCGCGGTGACCCGGCTGGCCAGCGGCCTGCCGGTCGGCGGCGACCTGGAGTACGCCGACGAGATCACCCTGGGCCGGGCCTTCGAGGGCCGTCGGGCCGTCTGA
- a CDS encoding YbaB/EbfC family nucleoid-associated protein, with protein MQQMLKQAQKMQQQIAKAQAELAEAELTGTAGGGLVTATVAGTGEVKSIKIDPKAVDPEDVETLEDLVVAALHNAAEAARELTERKMGPVAGGMGGLGLPGF; from the coding sequence ATGCAGCAGATGCTGAAGCAGGCGCAGAAGATGCAGCAGCAGATCGCCAAGGCGCAGGCCGAGCTCGCCGAGGCCGAGCTGACCGGCACCGCCGGTGGTGGGCTGGTGACCGCGACCGTGGCCGGCACCGGTGAGGTCAAGAGCATCAAGATCGACCCGAAGGCGGTCGACCCGGAGGACGTGGAGACCCTGGAAGACCTGGTCGTCGCGGCCCTGCACAACGCCGCCGAGGCGGCCCGCGAGCTGACCGAGCGGAAGATGGGCCCGGTCGCCGGTGGCATGGGCGGCCTCGGCCTGCCCGGGTTCTGA